A genome region from Phoenix dactylifera cultivar Barhee BC4 chromosome 18, palm_55x_up_171113_PBpolish2nd_filt_p, whole genome shotgun sequence includes the following:
- the LOC103714060 gene encoding triosephosphate isomerase, chloroplastic-like, whose translation MAAALSLAPQFPGLRVERERERAPSLSSAFFSHRACSQRRLFSTRRSPRGVVAMAGTGKFFVGGNWKCNGTKDSISKLVADLNGAKMENDVDVVVAPPFIYIDQVKNSLTDCIEISAQNCWVGKGGAFTGEISAEQLIDMGCQWVILGHSERRHIIGEDDEFIGKKAAYALSQNLKVIACIGEKLEEREAGKTFDVCFQQMKAFADSITSWENVVIAYEPVWAIGTGKVATPEQAQEVHVAVRDWLKKNVSTEVASSTRIIYGGSVNGGNCSELAKQEDIDGFLVGGASLKGPEFATIVNSVTSKKVAV comes from the exons ATGGCGGCGGCGTTATCTCTGGCACCTCAGTTCCCGGGGCTCCGCGTCGAGCGCGAGCGCGAGCGCGCCCCGTCCTTGTCCTCCGCCTTCTTTTCCCATCGCGCTTGCTCTCAACGCCGCCTCTTCTCGACCCGGCGATCTCCCAGAGGAGTCGTCGCCATGGCCGGAACCGGAAAG TTTTTTGTTGGAGGAAATTGgaaatgt aATGGAACAAAGGACTCTATTAGCAAACTTGTTGCTGACTTGAATGGTGCTAAAATGGAAAATGATGTCG ATGTGGTTGTAGCACCACCATTTATCTATATTGACCAGGTGAAGAATTCATTGACTGATTGTATTGAGATTTCTGCTCAGAATTGTTGGGTTGGAAAAGGTGGAGCATTCACTGGAGAAATAAG TGCAGAGCAATTGATAGATATGGGGTGCCAGTGGGTTATTCTTGGGCATTCTGAGCGCAGACATATTATTGGTGAAGATGACGAG TTTATTGGGAAAAAGGCTGCATATGCCCTGAGCCAGAATCTTAAGGTTATTGCATGTATAGGAGAGAAGTTAGAAGAAAGAGAAGCAGGAAAAACTTTTGATGTCTGTTTTCAGCAGATGAAGGCTTTTGCAG ATAGTATCACAAGCTGGGAAAATGTGGTAATTGCATATGAGCCTGTGTGGGCTATTGGCACTGGAAAAGTGGCTACTCCTGAGCAGGCTCAGGAAGTACATGTTGCTGTTCGTGATTGGCTCAAGAAGAACGTTTCCACGGAGGTTGCATCCAGTACTCGTATCATCTATGGAG GTTCTGTGAACGGGGGCAATTGTTCAGAACTTGCAAAGCAAGAAGATATTGATGGGTTTCTTGTAGGAGGTGCATCTTTAAAG GGACCAGAATTTGCCACCATTGTTAACTCAGTTACTTCGAAGAAAGTTGCCGTGTGA